AAACCCTAAAGGTTTGACTACAATTATGATCATATCGAAAGAGGAAAACATAATGGCTAATCAAACTGATCCCTTAAAAAAGGGAAAAAAGCAACCCCATAAAGATCAAATGTTAATTAATCCGATTAAAGATGAGATGGCATTGGATCAAAATCAAGAACCGACCTTAGCAGAATTAAAAATGCTGGAAGAGGAAATCGATGCAACAGAAATTCTTGTTCAGCCAGAAGGAGTGAATAGGATTACACTTGATGAGACGGATGATAATACCGATAAATTTAATCAAGCCAGTGCTATTTTAACAGGTGGAGATATTGATGCTAATTTTGAAGAAGCAGATGCGGTTGGTGATGAAGCGGTTGGGGGAACTGTCGCTATACCGGATCATAATATTGTAGAGGAAATTGGGGCGGCGGTGGGTTTGGAAATGCCTGATCGAGCTTCCCTTCGGACAACAGAATTTTTAGAAAAACGAGATGATCAACGATGGGAATTAGATCCCACTTCTTCTGAAGATTATGAACAACGTGAAACCGAAAGTTTGTAATTAATTTAACAAATTATCAAATTATTATCATAAAAAAAAATGGGAAGTTTGGAAACCGCGTCTATAAGCGAGCGGGGAGGAAAAACGACACTTCGGCAAGCTCAGTGGGACACATCAGGAGAATTTATTCTCCGTGAATATTAGATTAGGAATCGACAAAAATTTTTGTATTTGCCGATTCCCGGTTTTTTTGGTATTTCTACCCCACTGATTTCTCAGGTAATGTTAGCTTCGCCAATGTTATCGGTCGGTACTATCTTGAAAGCACTGTCTTACCCCTCGTAAAACTGTTTAACTTTCGAGTTTTAGAGCTTGGGACTAGCTACGCATCCCAAGGTAAGAACTTTAACGCTTAC
The nucleotide sequence above comes from Planktothrix serta PCC 8927. Encoded proteins:
- a CDS encoding DUF6335 family protein, yielding MANQTDPLKKGKKQPHKDQMLINPIKDEMALDQNQEPTLAELKMLEEEIDATEILVQPEGVNRITLDETDDNTDKFNQASAILTGGDIDANFEEADAVGDEAVGGTVAIPDHNIVEEIGAAVGLEMPDRASLRTTEFLEKRDDQRWELDPTSSEDYEQRETESL